A genomic stretch from Pagrus major chromosome 3, Pma_NU_1.0 includes:
- the tomm7 gene encoding mitochondrial import receptor subunit TOM7 homolog, producing MAKLSKETKQRLQQLFQCSQFVIRWGFIPTVLYLGFKRGADPGMPEPTVLSLLWG from the exons ATGGCTAAACTAAGCAAAGAGACCAAACAgcggctgcagcagctgttccAGTGCAGCCAGTTTGTTATCCGATGGGGTTTTATCCCAACCGTGCTGTACCTCG GCTTCAAACGAGGAGCGGATCCAGGAATGCCTGAACCCACGGTATTGAG tTTGCTATGGGGCTGA
- the LOC140993955 gene encoding interleukin-6-like, giving the protein MPSKLNAYWLSAVMLAALLQCAPGAPIDGALTDNPAGDTSGEEWETERPTDPLIALLKTVLEAIKNHRKEFETEFTPFGYDVLNQYNIPSLPANCPPSNFSMEALLHRLLQGLPVYTVLLKYVEKEEPNSQVPSTFRQNSDSLKQRITEKMRHAVQVTPLTSSQEEQLLRDINSSDTFHRKMIAHSILYQLRIFLVDCKNAISKKEMLRESRANRGMTPVTLFYQR; this is encoded by the exons atgcCCTCTAAACTCA ACGCGTACTGGCTCTCTGCGGTGATGCTGGCCGCTCTGCTTCAGTGTGCTCCCGGGGCTCCGATTGATGGCGCACTCACTGACAATCCAGCAGGTGACACCTCAGGTGAAGAGTGGGAGACGGAGAGGCCCACTGACCCACTGATAGCACTCTTGAAGACCGTGCTTGAAGCAATCAAGAACCACAGGAAGGAG TTTGAAACTGAATTCACCCCCTTTGGATATGATGTTCTGAACCAGTACAACATCCCCTCACTTCCAGCAAATTGTCCTCCCTCCAACTTCAGCATG GAGGCTCTACTCCACAGGTTGCTCCAGGGCCTACCTGTTTACACAGTTCTTCTGAAGTATGTGGAGAAAGAGGAGCCAAATAGCCAGGTCCCCTCAACATTCAGACAAAACAGTGACAGCCTGAAACAAAGGATCACAGAAAAG ATGAGGCACGCCGTTCAGGTCACACCACTGACCAGCAGCCAGGAGGAACAGCTGCTGAGGGACATCAACAGCTCCGACACTTTCCACAGGAAGATGATTGCACACAGCATCCTGTACCAGCTCCGCATCTTCCTCGTCGATTGCAAAAATGCAATCAGTAAAAAGGAGATGCTGAGAGAAAGTAGGGCCAACAGGGGTATGACACCTGTCACTCTCTTTTACCAGAGGTAA